The DNA region AAGATGTAAATTTTGAAGAAAATTACTCGGCACCTAAAATGAGAGAAATTTTAGTAAGAGAATTGGAAAAGAGAGGAGGAGAGTTTAAGTGAGTTTTAAGAAGATCTCTATTGTGGGACTTGGATATGTAGGACTTCCTTTAGCCTTAGAGTTTGCAAAGGCTGGATTAATAGTACACGGCATTGAGCAAAATCCTAAAAAAGTCGAGATGGTTAATAAAGGAATTTCATATATTGACGATGTAAAAAATGATGAACTTTTAGAAGTTGTAAATAAAGGAAATCTTAAAGCTTTTATAGATTTTGAGCCAGTAAAAGATTCTGATGCTATAATTATTTGTGTACCTACACCTTTAGGTCCTCATAAAGAACCTGATATTTCCTATATTATAAATGTTACCACTGAGATTTCTAAATATTTAAAAAAAGGACAATTAGTAGTATTAGAGAGTACCACTTATCCCGGAACCACCGAAGAAGTTTTAGTTCCTATATTGGAAAAAAGTGGGCTGAAAGCTGGTGAAGACTTTTATGTGGCTTTTTCTCCCGAAAGGGTGGATCCTGGAAATAAAAATTTCACTACTAAGGATATTCCAAAAGTTGTAGGAGGAATAAATGAAGTTTCCACAGAAAAGGCGATGAAACTTTACTCCATAATTATCCCCAAGATCCATAAGGTATCTTCTCCAAGGGTCGCTGAAATGGAAAAACTTCTTGAGAATATCTTTCGCCTCGTAAATATATCTTTCATAAACGAACTGGCGATCCTTTGTAGAAAGATGAATATTGATATTTGGGAAGTAATATCTGCAGCTTCTACAAAACCTTACGGATTTATGCCCTTTTATCCTGGGCCAGGATTGGGGGGACATTGTATACCCATCGATCCTTTTTATCTTTCCTGGAAGGCTAAGGAGTACGATTTTGATGTAAGATTCATAGAGCTTGCGGGTGAGATAAATGATAATATGCCAAGGTATGTGGTCCAATTGGTAATGGAGGCATTGAATAATCATAGAAAGCCGGTAAATGGATCTAAAATACTTATAATTGGTGTTGCCTATAAACCCAATATAGCAGATCCCAGGGAATCACCCGCTTTGAAAATTATTCCTTTACTTGAAGATCTTGGAGGAGAAGTTGAATTTTATGATCCCTATGTATCAGAGATCAAGATTGAGAATAGCAAAACAAAAGAAGTTAAATATATGAAATCCTGTGCATTAGATGAAGGTAAAGTTAAAAATACTGATTGTGTTCTTATTGTAACTGACCATGATAACATTGATTATGAGATGATATACAAGAATGCAAAATTAATAGTAGATACAAGGAATGCTTTGAGAAAAAGAGGACTTAGTATAGATGAAAGGGTAATTTTGTTATGAATAAATAATTGAGGGAGGAGAAAAATGGATAAATTTATTGGACTCATAGGGCTTGGATATTGGGGAAAGAATATATTGAGAAATTTATATGAGCTTAATGTTCTTCGTTCTGCGTGTGATTTTGATAAGAGGGTTATTGAAGAAAGAAGAAAAGATTTCCCAGATGTAAATTATACTCAGAAAATAGAAGATATTTTGCAAGATCAAGAGATAACTGCTGTAGTTATAGCAACCCCTGCAGTTACCCATTATGATTTAGCTAAAAGGGCTATTCTTTCAGGCAAGGATGTCTTTGTGGAAAAACCTATGACAGTCTCACTAAAAGAAGGAGAAGATTTGGTTAAGTTGGCGGAGGAAAGAGGAAAAATTCTTATGGTGGGACACATTTTAAAATATCATCCTGCAGTAGTAAAAATGGAAGAAATGGTAAAGAGAGGTGATTTGGGAGACATAATGTATATCTACTCCCACAGATTAAATGTGGGAAAGGTAAGGACCGATGAAAATGCATGGTGGAGCCTTGCTCCTCATGATATATCCTTAATTTTAGAACTTACAGGAGGGATGCCTGTTAAAGTATATTCTCAAGGATTTGGATTTATTACAAAGGGAATTGAAGATGGAGTACTTGCGGCCTTGGAGTTTGAAAGTGGTATTAAGGCGCACATCTTTGTAAGCTGGTGGCATCCTTTTAAGGAGCAAAGATTAGTAGTAATTGGTAAAAAGGGTATGATAGTTTTTGATGACAATACAAGGGAAAAATTATTCTTATATCCTCATAAAGTGGAATATAATAATGGTTTTCCTATGCCTAAAAAAGAAGAAATGCAAATTATTCCTGTGGAAAATGAAGAACCTTTAAAATTAGAGCTTCTCCATTTTATAGAATGTGTAAAAGAAAGGAAAAGACCAAAGACAGATGGATATGAAGGATTAAGAGTCCTGAAAATACTTGAGCAAGTAATGGGCTAAAGGAGGATTATAAATATGTCTAAAGATCTTCATTATTTTGTTCATGAGAGCTCTTATGTAGATGAAGGTGTAGAGATAGGTGAGGGTACAAAAATTTGGCATTTTTGTCATATATTAAGAGGTAGTAAAATAGGGAAAAATTGTGTTCTTGGACAAAATGTCATGGTAGGACCAAATGTAAAAATAGGAAATAATGTAAAAATACAAAACAATGTAAGTGTATACGAAGGAGTAGAGATAGAGGATGATGTATTTTGTGGACCATCTTGTGTATTTACCAATGTCATAAATCCGAGGGCATTTATAGAAAGAAAGAATGAATTTAAAAAGACCAAAGTTAAAAAAGGTGCTACCATAGGTGCAAATGCCACAATAGTTTGTGGAGTAACCATTGGAGAATATGCTTTTGTAGGAGCGGGAGCGGTAGTAACAAAGGATGTCCCTCCTTATGCCCTTGTGGTAGGAGTTCCCGCAAGACAGATTGGTTGGGTATGTAAGTGCGGAGTAAGATTAGAATTTGATGATAATGGAAAGGCAGTTTGTAAAGCCTGTGGAGAAAAGTATAGATTAGAAGATGGGAGATTAGTAAGTGATGGATGATGAAAGATAATGTAAGATTGTAATAGAATAGTCTAAATATTGAGGTTTTCACATTTGAGGAGCTTGAGAAAAATTTATAGTTAGGATATCTTGATATGATAAATTTAGAAAAGAATGCAGAGGTAATCTTAATAGATTCAGGAGGTATCTGAAAAGAAGTCTTCTTGGATAAAAGTTCCTTGTAGTACTTTAAGGGATAAGGCAGAACGGGTGGAGACAGTAAAGTTTGAGTGGAATAGAGTTGTAGGAGCGGATTGTGATAGAATAAAATCTGTAGTGGTTTCTATAAGACTAAGGATAGAGGTAGATTTTAAAAGATGAATATTCAGTGGAGAAGATGGTGAAGATGTTAGTAAAGGAGCTACAAAAATATTAAATGATGGGAGGAAGTATAAATGCTTTCGCAAGAGTCACATATACTTTGGTTAATTGAAGAAGCTTTAAAAAAAAGTTCAGGAATTTAATTATAAATCATATACAAGTGAACTTTATCAACTGTCTTAAAGTATGAGAAATAAATGGGTAAGGGAATATAAATATATAATTAACCAGATTTTGGAAAAATTTGGCTTACATAAAGAAAGAGGCTCAATATGTTTAGAGTGTTGGTGACAAGTGGAAGTTATAAACATTCGATTGCTATTCAGAAATATCTCAAAATTTCTATACCTGATATTTATCTAATTGTTCAAGATGATTCAAAGTTGAATTTCTCTAGGCTATACGGTTATGCTAATGTTATTAAAAGATGTTCATTGGAGGAAGCTTTACTTGCTAACGATTTTGACATGGTAATTCCAGTAGGTGCTAAAGATATTCTACCTACTTTGAAATATGTCAGAGAGAAGGCAATTTTGCCCTCTGAAGAAAGTATTAGAGTATGTTTCAATAAATATCAAACTATACAATTGGCTAAAACTTGTGGCGTACCTGTTCCGTTCTCTATACATCTTAAGTCATTGAAAGAAATTGAGAAAGTAAAGGGAATAGTGAAATTTCCTTGCGTAATAAAACCATCTTCTGAACTTGAGGCAAAGTTTGTTTTTTATGCTAATAATCAAAAAGAATTAAATTATTATTTAAATCAGTCATTTAAGATACTTGGAGAGAATTCTCAGCATGGTGTTATTCTTCAAGAATATATTTCTGGAATGGGGGTTGGTTTTTTTGCTTTATATAAGAAAGGAAATCCTGTAAGAATTTTTATGCACCAACGTCTGAGAGAATGGCCAATTTCAGGGGGAGCAAGTACTGCTGCGAAAGCATTTTATAGTGATAAGTTAAAAAACTATGGTTTAACTTTGCTTAATACTTTAAATTGGAATGGTGTAGCCATGGTTGAGTTTAAATATAAATATGATGAGGAAGAATTTTATTTAATAGAAGTAAATCATAAATTCTGGGGATCTTTAGAGTTGGCATTACGTGCAGGAGTTAATTTCCCTGCTGATTTGGTTAGAATTTTTAGAGGGGAGTCTTTAAGCTATTCAGAGAATTATAACATTAATCAACATTTTTATTGGCCTTTAGATGGTGACATCTTGAATCTTGTGAAAACGAAAAGATTATATCTTATTAGAGAGTATTTTAACCCCAATGTATCAACCTGTTGAGGTGAGTCAATATTAGCAGATATTTTAAAAGTATTAATACTTTTAAAGGACCTAATCTTGAAATAATGAAAGCGATATGTCATATTCATACAAAATATTCATTTGATGGTATGATGTCTCCTTCAAAGATCGTAGAATATGCTAAAAGGAGAGTAATAAATATTCTCTTAATCTGTGACCATGATAGCTTTGAAGGAGCAAGACAAGCTCTGGATTATGCTTACAGTAAAAAAATAGATATATATATTCCTTTCTCTGCTGAAATCAAAACTGAATATGGTGATATAATTGTTGTTTTAAATGATTTTGACGAGAACTTAAATATTTCAGAGTTGAAGAAATTTGAGACCCTTATTCATGTTGTAAAAAATAAGGGTGGAGTAATTATATTGCCTCATCCATATTGCCAACATAGAGATATAGAACGAATTGCTATGAAAGTAGACTGCATAGAGGTTTTTAACTCTCGCTGTAGCGAGCAACAAAATCAAAAAGCTCTAAATCTTTGTATGCAACTTAATAAGGTACCTATTTATGGGGCTGATGCGCATCTTTTTTCTGAGTTAGATAATGTAATAGTTTCTTATTCAAATTTTGATAGAAATTTCCCATTCTTATCTTCCTCAGTATTGTTGGCTGGAAGGCAAACTCAAAATTATAAGATTCGTATCTCAAGTCTTATTAAAGCAGTTAGAAAACGAAACTTTTATGAGATTGTAAATTTAACCCTTTCTATGATTAAATGGTTATTGATAGAGGAAATTTTTGCAAATAGAAGAAAGAATATAGGGAGGAAGTAATGAGCACTCTAATTGTTAGTATTCCAGAAAATTTCTATTTACAAGAGTTCAACTATATCATAAAAGTGCTCTTGATAGATTTTCTTGGTTTGGATTATACACTTGAAATGTATGATGGTGATAAAGTAAAGATTAGACTCAAAGGGGACGAATCAGATAAGGCCCTGAGTATTGAAAATATATTATTTAATACACCCACCGAAGAATGGCTGAAAGAATCATCCTTGCCACTATCTCCTCTTCCTCGATGGAATATATTAGATGATTTACCAGAAGTTAGATTATGCAAGAAAGATTTACCTATAATTTATGGAAGATTGTTATCTAATGGAAGATATTTTGATCAGGGGAAAAATTTTATACATTTAGGTGTTGATATCTTTGGTTCTTGTTTCTTTATGCTAACAAGATATGAAGAAATAATAGTTTCGGAAAGAGATGAGCATGAAAGATTTCCAGCAAAAGCCTCATTAGCTTATCGAGAGGGATTTCTTTCTCGTCCTATAGTAAATGAGTATGTTGAAATCTTATGGGCTTTGCTAA from Dictyoglomus turgidum DSM 6724 includes:
- a CDS encoding nucleotide sugar dehydrogenase, whose product is MSFKKISIVGLGYVGLPLALEFAKAGLIVHGIEQNPKKVEMVNKGISYIDDVKNDELLEVVNKGNLKAFIDFEPVKDSDAIIICVPTPLGPHKEPDISYIINVTTEISKYLKKGQLVVLESTTYPGTTEEVLVPILEKSGLKAGEDFYVAFSPERVDPGNKNFTTKDIPKVVGGINEVSTEKAMKLYSIIIPKIHKVSSPRVAEMEKLLENIFRLVNISFINELAILCRKMNIDIWEVISAASTKPYGFMPFYPGPGLGGHCIPIDPFYLSWKAKEYDFDVRFIELAGEINDNMPRYVVQLVMEALNNHRKPVNGSKILIIGVAYKPNIADPRESPALKIIPLLEDLGGEVEFYDPYVSEIKIENSKTKEVKYMKSCALDEGKVKNTDCVLIVTDHDNIDYEMIYKNAKLIVDTRNALRKRGLSIDERVILL
- a CDS encoding Gfo/Idh/MocA family protein; this translates as MDKFIGLIGLGYWGKNILRNLYELNVLRSACDFDKRVIEERRKDFPDVNYTQKIEDILQDQEITAVVIATPAVTHYDLAKRAILSGKDVFVEKPMTVSLKEGEDLVKLAEERGKILMVGHILKYHPAVVKMEEMVKRGDLGDIMYIYSHRLNVGKVRTDENAWWSLAPHDISLILELTGGMPVKVYSQGFGFITKGIEDGVLAALEFESGIKAHIFVSWWHPFKEQRLVVIGKKGMIVFDDNTREKLFLYPHKVEYNNGFPMPKKEEMQIIPVENEEPLKLELLHFIECVKERKRPKTDGYEGLRVLKILEQVMG
- a CDS encoding acyltransferase; protein product: MSKDLHYFVHESSYVDEGVEIGEGTKIWHFCHILRGSKIGKNCVLGQNVMVGPNVKIGNNVKIQNNVSVYEGVEIEDDVFCGPSCVFTNVINPRAFIERKNEFKKTKVKKGATIGANATIVCGVTIGEYAFVGAGAVVTKDVPPYALVVGVPARQIGWVCKCGVRLEFDDNGKAVCKACGEKYRLEDGRLVSDG
- a CDS encoding ATP-grasp domain-containing protein, with product MFRVLVTSGSYKHSIAIQKYLKISIPDIYLIVQDDSKLNFSRLYGYANVIKRCSLEEALLANDFDMVIPVGAKDILPTLKYVREKAILPSEESIRVCFNKYQTIQLAKTCGVPVPFSIHLKSLKEIEKVKGIVKFPCVIKPSSELEAKFVFYANNQKELNYYLNQSFKILGENSQHGVILQEYISGMGVGFFALYKKGNPVRIFMHQRLREWPISGGASTAAKAFYSDKLKNYGLTLLNTLNWNGVAMVEFKYKYDEEEFYLIEVNHKFWGSLELALRAGVNFPADLVRIFRGESLSYSENYNINQHFYWPLDGDILNLVKTKRLYLIREYFNPNVSTC
- a CDS encoding PHP domain-containing protein encodes the protein MKAICHIHTKYSFDGMMSPSKIVEYAKRRVINILLICDHDSFEGARQALDYAYSKKIDIYIPFSAEIKTEYGDIIVVLNDFDENLNISELKKFETLIHVVKNKGGVIILPHPYCQHRDIERIAMKVDCIEVFNSRCSEQQNQKALNLCMQLNKVPIYGADAHLFSELDNVIVSYSNFDRNFPFLSSSVLLAGRQTQNYKIRISSLIKAVRKRNFYEIVNLTLSMIKWLLIEEIFANRRKNIGRK